From the genome of Glycine max cultivar Williams 82 chromosome 2, Glycine_max_v4.0, whole genome shotgun sequence, one region includes:
- the LOC100783272 gene encoding zinc finger CCCH domain-containing protein 30, whose product MKRARKSNRVSWATGDNLCQVKLFLSEDFPSIVGQKSQDHLQAKTSSMLHSSINEPNDLPPGFESSHFLNQPKVEFSNIPQIKWECPPVVVVRSQWRVAAGEESREKENQKLREMRVLEALYPRLSAIPPSPSVSLDVEEEDYDDGRTPLIPIIPIEEEESTDILPELAVALKPSPNVQSQNSQQYISAKTSISSASNAAHAVSLDPCIRPMAGVSSGMEADLAAASSVVATIIRSNEQGTLIDMDLLGKIFTDPKILEQLINEHGTAATTASASSNTVDIPTSGLKPAIPSVLVSTPTPDVTASWTTPTSAVGSLPSGFGLKPSNPSVSLLNPTPILSVPAIPSVSLLSSSHDKPVTASVPLSRPVPGMPVTPSVSMLTHHTPAPDMHRPVSKNFHHVSSGMPPALNNQSQQETAMASGPKRANYYKNLIRQHGADKQDIQDSHIGIRHSNFQDMKPVHNIKQREVKPKILKPCIYFKSPRGCRNGSNCSYQHDVSAQEGAGNVLRAQSAKRLKLGGEN is encoded by the exons ATGAAGCGAGCGAGGAAATCCAACAGGGTTTCGTGGGCTACTGGAGATAATCTGTGTCAG GTAAAATTGTTCTTGTCTGAGGATTTTCCCTCAATAGTTGGTCAGAAATCGCAAGATCATCTTCAAGCAAAGACATCATCAATGTTACATTCTAGTATTAACGAACCTAATGATTTGCCCCCCGGGTTTGAAAGCAGTCATTTCCTAAACCAACCAAAGGTTGAATTCTCCAACATTCCCCAGATAAAATGGGAATGCCCTCCGGTG GTTGTTGTCAGATCTCAATGGCGTGTTGCAGCAGGTGAAGAAAGTAGGgagaaagagaatcagaaacTGAGAGAAATGAGGGTGCTTGAAGCACTTTATCCCCGTCTTTCTGCCATTCCTCCTAG CCCTTCTGTCTCTTTGGATGTAGAAGAggaagattatgatgatggcaGAACTCCTCTCATCCCTATCATTCCCATTGAAGAGGAAGAATCTACGGATATTCTGCCTGAATTGGCAGTAGCACTGAAGCCTTCCCCCAATGTGCAGTCGCAGAACTCTCAGCAATATATATCAGCGAAAACTTCCATTAGTTCAGCCTCTAACGCTGCACATGCCGTTTCCTTGGATCCTTGTATAAGGCCCATGGCTGGGGTATCTTCTGGTATGGAAGCTGATTTAGCAGCAGCCTCTTCAGTTGTTGCAACCATTATAAGGAGTAATGAGCAAGGAACCCTGATTGATATGGATTTACTGGGTAAAATATTTACTGACCCAAAAATACTTGAGCAGTTGATTAATGAACATGGAACTGCAGCTACCACAGCAAGTGCTTCCTCAAATACTGTGGATATACCCACTTCTGGGTTGAAGCCTGCTATTCCATCAGTTCTGGTGTCTACACCTACACCTGATGTGACAGCTTCATGGACTACACCCACAAGTGCAGTGGGTTCATTACCTTCTGGGTTTGGGTTGAAGCCTTCAAATCCATCAGTTTCTTTATTGAATCCTACACCCATTCTGTCAGTGCCTGCAATTCCATCAGTTTCACTATTGTCTTCTTCACATGATAAGCCAGTGACTGCATCGGTTCCATTGTCCAGGCCCGTTCCTGGTATGCCAGTAACTCCCTCAGTTTCAATGCTTACTCATCATACACCTGCACCTGATATGCACAGGCCCGTCAGCAAAAATTTTCACCATGTGTCGAGTGGAATGCCCCCTGCTTTAAATAACCAGTCTCAGCAAGAGACAGCTATGGCATCCGGGCCAAAGCGAGCCAACTACTATAAAAACCTCATCAGGCAACATGGTGCAGACAAGCAAGACATCCAGGACTCGCACATAGGTATCCGTCATAGTAACTTCCAAGATATGAAACCGGTACATAACATTAAACAAAGAGAAGTGAAACCCAAAATCCTGAAACcatgcatatattttaaaagccCAAGGGGGTGCCGAAATGGTTCCAATTGCTCCTACCAGCATGATGTTTCAGCTCAGGAGGGAGCTGGTAACGTCTTAAGGGCACAGAGTGCAAAAAGATTGAAATTGGGAGGGGAGAACTAA
- the LOC102661587 gene encoding zinc finger CCCH domain-containing protein 6: MKRARKSNRVSWATGENLCQVKLFLSDDYPSIVGQKSQDHLQAKTSSMLHSSINEPNDLPPGFESSHFLNQPKVELSNIPLIKWECPPLVVVRSQWRVAAGEESREKENQKLREMRVLEALYPRLSAIPPSPSVSLDVEEEDYDDGITPLIPIIPIEEEESMDILPELAVALKPSPNVQSQNSPQYISAKTSISSASNASPAVSHDPCVRPLAEADLAAASSVVATIIRSNEQGTLIDMDLLGKIFTDPKILEQLINEHRTAATTTSASSKTVDIPTSGQKPAIPSVLLSTSTPDVTASGTTPTSAVSSLPSGFWLKPSNPSVSLLNPTPCKTPTLSVPAIPSFSLLSSTHDQPVTASVPLSRPVSGKPVTPSVSLLTHTPALDMHRPVSKNFHVSSGMPPALNSQSQQETALASGPKRAASLASIPYSQLSSGPLPSAAGNLRATINQAQSAATTMPYKLSTCSSAFAVKDANYYKNLIRQHGADKQDIQDSHIGIRHSNFQDMKPVHNIKQGEVKHKIQKPCIYFKSPRGCRNGSNCPYQHDVSDQWGAGNVLGAQSAKRLKLGGDN, encoded by the exons GTAAAATTGTTCTTGTCTGACGATTACCCCTCAATAGTTGGTCAGAAATCACAAGATCATCTTCAAGCAAAGACATCATCAATGTTACATTCTAGTATTAACGAACCTAATGATTTGCCCCCCGGGTTTGAAAGCAGTCATTTCCTAAACCAACCCAAGGTTGAATTATCCAACATTCCCCTGATAAAATGGGAATGCCCTCCTCTG GTTGTTGTCAGATCTCAATGGCGTGTTGCAGCAGGTGAAGAAAGTAGGgagaaagagaatcagaaacTGAGAGAAATGAGGGTGCTTGAAGCACTTTATCCCCGTCTTTCTGCCATTCCTCCTAG CCCTTCTGTCTCTTTGGATGTAGAAGAggaagattatgatgatggcaTTACTCCTCTCATCCCTATCATTCCCATTGAAGAGGAAGAATCTATGGATATTCTGCCTGAATTGGCAGTAGCACTGAAGCCTTCCCCCAATGTGCAGTCGCAGAACTCTCCACAATATATATCTGCAAAAACCTCCATTAGTTCAGCCTCTAATGCCTCTCCTGCTGTTTCCCATGATCCTTGTGTAAGGCCATTGGCTGAAGCTGATTTAGCAGCAGCCTCTTCAGTTGTTGCAACCATTATAAGGAGTAATGAGCAGGGAACCCTGATTGATATGGATTTACTGGGTAAAATATTTACTGATCCAAAAATACTTGAGCAGTTGATTAATGAACACAGAACTGCAGCTACCACCACAAGTGCGTCCTCAAAGACTGTGGATATACCCACTTCTGGGCAGAAGCCTGCTATTCCATCAGTTCTGTTGTCTACATCTACACCTGATGTGACAGCTTCTGGGACTACACCCACAAGTGCAGTGAGTTCATTACCTTCTGGGTTTTGGTTGAAGCCTTCAAATCCATCAGTTTCATTATTGAATCCTACACCTTGTAAGACACCCACTCTGTCAGTGCCCGCAATTCCATCATTTTCACTATTGTCTTCTACACATGATCAGCCTGTGACTGCATCAGTTCCATTGTCCAGGCCCGTATCTGGTAAGCCAGTAACTCCCTCAGTTTCATTGCTTACACATACTCCTGCGCTTGATATGCACAGGCCTGTCAGCAAAAATTTTCACGTGTCAAGTGGAATGCCCCCTGCTTTAAATAGCCAGTCTCAGCAAGAGACAGCTCTGGCATCTGGGCCAAAGCGAGCCGCATCATTGGCGTCCATACCTTATAGCCAATTAAGCTCTGGTCCATTGCCTTCTGCAGCCGGGAACTTGCGCGCAACTATAAATCAGGCGCAGTCTGCTGCAACCACAATGCCTTATAAACTAAGTACGTGTTCATCAGCTTTTGCAGTAAAGGATGCCAACTACTATAAAAACCTAATCAGGCAACATGGTGCAGACAAGCAAGATATCCAGGACTCACACATAGGTATCCGTCATAGTAACTTCCAAGATATGAAACCGGTACATAATATTAAACAAGGAGAAGTGAAACACAAAATCCAGAAACcatgcatatattttaaaagccCAAGGGGGTGCCGAAATGGTTCCAATTGCCCCTATCAGCATGATGTTTCAGATCAGTGGGGAGCTGGTAACGTCTTAGGGGCACAGAGTGCTAAAAGATTGAAACTGGGAGGCGATAACTAA